From the Hyphomicrobium sp. ghe19 genome, one window contains:
- a CDS encoding CoA ester lyase → MASTRTPAKHFSPLAIGAPEPFRALPVTLERMIHFVPPHNEKIRAKIKELASQVDVVLGNLEDAVPVDQKENARKGFIQMVRENDFGSTGVWTRINCLNSPWMLDDVTEIVASVGNKLDVIMLPKVEGPWDIHYLDQLLAQLEAKHGVKKPILIHAILETAEGVNNVEAIAAASPRMHGMSLGPADLAASRGMKTTRVGGGHPDYGVLADAQKDNPGAARAFYQQDLWHYTVGKMVDACLAYGLKPFYGPFGDFSDLAACEAQFRNAFLQGCLGAWSLHPSQIEIAKRVFSPDPAEVKFAKRIIDAMPDGTGAVMLDGKMQDDATWKQAKVIVDLAKIVASKDPERAALYGAL, encoded by the coding sequence ATGGCTTCGACGCGCACACCCGCCAAGCATTTCTCGCCCCTCGCCATCGGCGCTCCGGAACCCTTCCGGGCCCTTCCCGTCACGCTCGAGCGCATGATCCACTTCGTGCCGCCGCATAACGAGAAGATCCGGGCCAAGATCAAGGAACTGGCGTCCCAGGTCGACGTGGTCCTCGGCAACCTCGAGGACGCGGTGCCCGTCGATCAGAAGGAAAACGCTCGCAAAGGCTTCATCCAGATGGTCCGTGAAAACGATTTCGGATCGACCGGCGTTTGGACGCGCATCAACTGCCTCAACTCGCCCTGGATGCTCGACGACGTCACCGAGATCGTCGCCAGCGTCGGCAACAAGCTCGACGTCATCATGCTGCCGAAGGTCGAAGGACCTTGGGACATCCACTATCTCGATCAGCTTCTGGCCCAGCTTGAAGCGAAGCACGGCGTCAAGAAGCCGATACTGATCCACGCCATTCTCGAGACGGCCGAGGGCGTGAACAATGTCGAGGCGATCGCAGCCGCCTCTCCGCGTATGCACGGTATGAGCCTCGGCCCGGCCGATCTCGCAGCCTCGCGCGGCATGAAAACGACCCGCGTCGGCGGCGGCCATCCCGATTACGGCGTCCTCGCGGACGCACAGAAGGATAACCCCGGCGCAGCGCGCGCCTTCTACCAGCAAGACCTTTGGCATTACACGGTCGGCAAGATGGTCGACGCTTGCCTCGCCTACGGTCTGAAGCCGTTCTACGGCCCGTTCGGAGACTTCTCGGATCTCGCCGCCTGCGAGGCCCAGTTCCGGAATGCATTTCTGCAGGGTTGCCTCGGCGCCTGGTCGCTGCACCCGTCACAGATCGAAATCGCCAAGCGCGTGTTCTCGCCGGATCCGGCGGAGGTCAAATTCGCGAAGCGCATCATCGACGCCATGCCCGACGGAACGGGCGCCGTCATGCTCGACGGCAAGATGCAGGACGACGCGACCTGGAAACAGGCCAAGGTCATCGTCGATCTTGCAAAGATCGTCGCATCAAAGGACCCGGAGCGTGCGGCGCTTTACGGCGCGCTCTAG
- the mfd gene encoding transcription-repair coupling factor, whose translation MTTKVHSSRAVFSGVPEGFDGRVVADITKAARTGDQPGLHLHIARDDRRLDELQAAVAFFAPDIAIVPFPSWDTVPYDRTSPNPEIVSKRITALGKLAVGGRKKPTLVLTTINAILQRLPPRSFIRGAVKTIAPATRLDPADLIKRLESYGYDRSSTVMEPGEYAQRGGIIDLYPPGRSNPIRLDFFGDTLESIKAFDAETQRSLKPVPKFSLMPVSEVAFGEAATALFRTRYVALFGGNTGDDPLYEAVSSGRRYVGQEHWLPFFHPSLETLFDYLPGVGISFDYHDDEAIEQRFEQIREHYEARVDSLEGQRFGAPPYKPVPPDQMFLDAKDWAAGLGSRTVSRLTPFDEPGATNVYSMHGKRGRTFAAERANPDANVFDAAVAHIRRVHAENRRVILAAWTPGARERLITLLEDHGLENAVKVENFAEVLALPPGQTAFAVFGIEEGFETPDFAVVAEQDILGDRLVRQRRRARKAADVLTEATSLSVGDLVVHSDHGIGRFAGLQTITALGAPHDCLELQYAGGDKLFLPVENIELLTRYGADEGDAQLDRLGGVGWQTRKAKLKKRLREIANELIKIAALRALREAPVLVPPTGAYDEFVARFPYEETEDQAASIDAVLGDLASGKPMDRLVCGDVGFGKTEVAIRAAFVAAMNGLQVAVVVPTTLLARQHFRTFTQRFQGLPVKIAQASRMVGTKELAEVKAGVKSGDIDIVVGTHALLGKSIEFARLGLLIIDEEQHFGVNHKERLKKMREDVHVLTLSATPIPRTLQLALTGVRELSLITTPPVDRLAVRTFISPFDPVILKEALRRERFRGGQTYYVAPRISDLDEMSEFLREAVPDLVFARATGQMTPTELEDVMTAFYEGKYDILLSTAIVESGLDVPNANTLIVHRADMFGLAQLYQLRGRVGRSKTRAYAYITTPPGQKLTEGAEKRLKVLQSLDTLGAGFSLASHDLDIRGGGNLLGEEQSGHIKEVGFELYQSMLEEAVSAMKGGDLEADDKWSPEIQLGTSIMIPEPYVADLQLRLGLYRRLSSLEKRSEIDAFAAELVDRFGPLPPEVEHLLDVMEIKGLCRMAGIAKVDAGPKGAVITLHKAKFANPEGLIAFVQNSRGALKVQPDQRLVYRSDWDLPEMRLKGVRAVVQQFADIAAKTKKAA comes from the coding sequence ATGACAACAAAAGTGCACAGCTCTCGCGCCGTATTTTCGGGTGTTCCGGAAGGTTTTGACGGCCGCGTCGTCGCCGATATCACGAAGGCTGCGCGCACCGGCGACCAGCCCGGCCTTCACCTCCACATCGCGCGCGACGACCGCCGGCTCGACGAGCTTCAGGCGGCGGTAGCCTTTTTTGCTCCCGACATCGCCATCGTGCCGTTTCCGTCGTGGGATACCGTTCCTTACGACCGGACGAGCCCCAATCCGGAAATCGTGTCGAAGCGGATCACGGCGCTCGGAAAGCTTGCCGTCGGCGGGCGTAAAAAGCCGACGCTGGTGCTGACGACCATCAATGCGATTTTGCAGCGCCTGCCGCCGCGGAGTTTCATTCGTGGCGCCGTCAAGACGATCGCGCCGGCGACGCGGCTCGATCCGGCCGATCTGATCAAGCGGCTCGAATCCTACGGCTACGACCGGTCGAGCACGGTCATGGAACCCGGCGAATATGCGCAGCGCGGCGGTATCATCGATCTTTATCCGCCTGGGCGGAGCAACCCGATCCGTCTCGATTTCTTCGGCGATACGCTCGAGTCCATCAAGGCCTTCGACGCGGAAACGCAACGCTCGCTGAAGCCGGTTCCGAAATTTTCGCTGATGCCGGTCAGCGAAGTCGCCTTCGGGGAAGCGGCGACGGCGTTGTTCCGGACGCGCTACGTCGCGCTCTTTGGCGGCAATACGGGCGATGATCCGCTTTATGAAGCGGTCAGCAGCGGCCGGCGTTACGTCGGCCAGGAGCACTGGCTGCCGTTCTTTCATCCGAGCCTCGAGACGCTCTTCGACTATCTGCCGGGCGTCGGCATCAGTTTCGATTATCATGATGACGAAGCGATCGAGCAGCGGTTCGAGCAGATCCGCGAACACTACGAGGCGCGTGTCGATTCACTCGAGGGCCAGCGATTTGGAGCACCGCCTTACAAGCCCGTGCCGCCCGACCAGATGTTTCTCGACGCCAAGGATTGGGCGGCCGGACTCGGCTCGCGAACGGTCTCACGTCTGACGCCCTTCGACGAGCCCGGTGCGACGAACGTCTATTCGATGCACGGCAAGCGCGGGCGAACGTTCGCTGCCGAACGCGCCAATCCCGACGCGAACGTCTTCGATGCGGCGGTGGCTCATATCCGGCGCGTTCACGCGGAAAACCGCAGGGTCATTCTTGCGGCCTGGACGCCGGGGGCGCGCGAACGCCTGATTACGCTCCTCGAAGATCATGGCCTGGAGAACGCCGTGAAGGTCGAGAACTTCGCGGAAGTGCTGGCACTTCCGCCGGGTCAGACGGCGTTCGCGGTGTTCGGCATCGAGGAAGGTTTCGAGACACCCGATTTCGCCGTCGTTGCCGAGCAGGACATTCTGGGCGACCGGCTGGTGCGCCAGCGCCGTCGCGCCCGCAAGGCGGCAGACGTTCTGACGGAAGCCACGAGCCTCTCGGTCGGCGATCTCGTCGTTCACAGCGATCACGGCATCGGCCGGTTCGCGGGCTTGCAGACCATCACGGCGCTCGGCGCGCCGCACGACTGCCTCGAACTGCAATATGCCGGCGGCGACAAGCTGTTCCTGCCTGTCGAGAACATTGAGCTTCTGACACGTTACGGCGCCGACGAAGGCGACGCGCAGCTCGACCGTCTCGGTGGCGTCGGCTGGCAGACCCGCAAGGCGAAGCTCAAGAAACGTCTTCGCGAGATCGCGAACGAGCTCATCAAGATCGCGGCGCTCCGAGCGTTGCGGGAAGCTCCGGTACTCGTTCCGCCAACAGGCGCTTACGACGAGTTCGTTGCGCGGTTTCCGTATGAGGAGACGGAGGATCAGGCGGCCAGCATCGATGCGGTGCTCGGCGATCTCGCATCGGGCAAGCCGATGGACCGGCTCGTCTGCGGCGACGTCGGCTTCGGGAAGACGGAAGTCGCCATTCGCGCGGCGTTCGTCGCGGCTATGAACGGCTTGCAGGTTGCGGTCGTGGTTCCGACGACGCTCCTTGCGAGGCAACATTTCCGCACGTTCACACAGCGGTTCCAGGGCCTGCCCGTGAAGATCGCGCAGGCGTCGCGCATGGTCGGGACGAAGGAGCTGGCCGAAGTGAAGGCCGGAGTGAAATCCGGCGATATCGATATCGTGGTCGGCACGCATGCTTTGCTCGGCAAATCGATCGAGTTCGCGCGGCTCGGCCTTCTGATCATCGACGAAGAGCAGCACTTCGGCGTCAATCACAAAGAACGCCTGAAGAAGATGCGCGAAGACGTGCATGTGCTGACGCTGTCTGCGACGCCGATCCCGCGTACGCTGCAACTTGCCTTGACTGGCGTGCGCGAGCTTTCGCTGATCACCACGCCACCGGTCGACCGCTTGGCGGTGCGGACGTTCATCTCGCCGTTCGATCCGGTCATTCTGAAAGAAGCGCTGCGGCGCGAGCGTTTCCGTGGCGGGCAGACGTATTACGTGGCGCCGCGGATTTCCGATCTCGATGAGATGTCGGAGTTCCTGCGTGAGGCCGTGCCCGATCTCGTCTTCGCGCGCGCGACGGGCCAGATGACGCCGACGGAGCTCGAGGACGTGATGACTGCCTTCTACGAGGGCAAGTACGACATTCTGCTTTCGACGGCGATCGTCGAGTCCGGTCTCGATGTTCCGAACGCGAATACGCTGATCGTTCACCGCGCCGATATGTTCGGCTTGGCGCAGCTCTATCAGCTTCGCGGCCGCGTCGGCCGATCGAAGACGCGGGCTTATGCCTACATAACGACGCCGCCGGGACAGAAGCTCACCGAAGGCGCGGAAAAGCGCCTCAAGGTTCTGCAGTCGCTCGATACGCTTGGTGCGGGATTCTCGCTTGCCTCGCACGATCTCGATATTCGCGGCGGCGGCAATCTTCTCGGCGAAGAGCAGTCCGGCCACATCAAGGAAGTCGGTTTCGAACTCTACCAGTCGATGCTGGAAGAGGCCGTTTCAGCAATGAAGGGTGGCGATCTCGAAGCCGACGACAAGTGGAGCCCGGAGATCCAGCTCGGCACGTCGATCATGATTCCGGAGCCTTATGTTGCGGATCTACAACTTCGGCTCGGCCTTTACCGGCGACTGTCGAGTTTGGAGAAGCGGTCCGAGATCGACGCTTTTGCCGCGGAGCTCGTCGACCGGTTCGGTCCGCTGCCACCCGAGGTCGAGCATCTTCTCGACGTCATGGAGATCAAGGGTCTTTGCCGCATGGCAGGCATCGCGAAGGTCGATGCGGGGCCGAAGGGCGCCGTCATCACGCTGCACAAGGCGAAGTTCGCGAACCCGGAAGGGCTCATCGCATTCGTGCAGAATTCACGTGGGGCACTCAAGGTTCAGCCGGATCAGCGCCTCGTCTATCGCTCCGACTGGGATTTGCCCGAGATGCGGTTGAAGGGCGTAAGGGCGGTCGTCCAGCAGTTCGCCGACATCGCGGCGAAAACGAAGAAGGCGGCTTAG
- a CDS encoding invasion associated locus B family protein, translated as MANALLRAGGRALVSAVAVAAVMSAAPAWAQDAAKPAAPKKAQPAAAAPAAGAPAVNGAAAASPKSAWVKLCEKAPIEKKGADGKEVKEEKSLCLTHHERLDGNTGMVLVSAAIREVEGSDKKSLMIMVPLGMAIPPGVRAAIYTKEQWAAASKNEKIDEKALKPIELHYALCHPAGCTAETEATPDILAQMSKGGGLMVLAMNAAAQPIGFPVPLDGYNEAAAGPPVDNKKYAEARSQLMQQIRQRQAQMAEKWKEDQLKNLPLDAPGAPPTTTSSTKAPAAAPAKPKQ; from the coding sequence ATGGCAAACGCACTATTGCGCGCGGGCGGCAGGGCGCTCGTATCGGCCGTAGCGGTTGCGGCGGTGATGTCCGCTGCGCCCGCTTGGGCCCAAGATGCAGCAAAACCGGCTGCACCGAAGAAAGCTCAGCCGGCTGCTGCTGCCCCGGCGGCAGGAGCGCCTGCAGTCAACGGAGCGGCGGCTGCTTCTCCCAAGAGCGCCTGGGTGAAGCTTTGCGAGAAAGCGCCTATCGAAAAGAAGGGCGCAGACGGCAAGGAAGTGAAGGAAGAGAAGTCTCTCTGCCTCACGCACCATGAGCGTCTCGACGGCAACACCGGAATGGTTCTCGTTTCGGCGGCCATTCGCGAAGTCGAAGGCTCCGACAAGAAATCTCTGATGATCATGGTGCCGCTCGGGATGGCGATCCCTCCGGGTGTCCGCGCTGCGATCTATACGAAAGAACAGTGGGCGGCTGCGTCCAAGAACGAGAAGATCGATGAGAAGGCATTGAAGCCCATCGAACTTCATTATGCGCTTTGCCATCCGGCTGGGTGCACGGCCGAGACGGAAGCTACGCCCGATATCCTCGCCCAGATGTCGAAGGGCGGCGGACTGATGGTGCTGGCGATGAACGCCGCAGCACAGCCTATCGGCTTCCCGGTTCCTCTCGATGGCTATAACGAAGCTGCCGCTGGACCTCCGGTCGACAACAAGAAGTATGCCGAGGCGCGCAGCCAGCTGATGCAGCAGATCCGTCAGCGTCAGGCGCAGATGGCCGAGAAGTGGAAGGAAGACCAGCTGAAGAACCTGCCGCTCGATGCGCCGGGCGCTCCTCCGACCACGACCAGCTCGACGAAGGCGCCGGCAGCGGCACCTGCCAAGCCGAAGCAGTAA
- a CDS encoding class I adenylate-forming enzyme family protein, translating to MTSSSSNPFNMAKYAIGGAAQQTPAKTALLVCDTRNPESPLETWSFAEIEDAILRLSAGLAAHGLKPGERVAIRLGNSSQSALLFFAAIAGGFVALPLSDQLTAPELKALLEDSGASAIATSEPLTVGIAPGVREFSAEDIGCLIRTSGRAEYAATNADDPAFLIYTSGTTAKPKGVLHAHRSALGRSPMYQGWFGITADDRMLHAGAFNWTFTLGVGLTDPWANGATAIVCTGEKSPELWPAIIAATGATLFAAVPGVFRQILKYARPTPSSLGQLRHGLMAGETPPPTLVEDWTKSTGLPLYEALGMSEISTYISTGPDVPYRPGAVGKAQPGRRVAIIPADEANGNDPLPPGQEGLIAVHRSDPGMMLGYWNRPAEEGEVFRSEWFVGGDLGSLDADGYITHLGRVNELMNAGGYRVSPLEIESALAPCPGVAEVACTEIRVKSGVSIIGAFVVPSEGAPKNAAAVKAFASEHLAAYKVPREIVFIDRLPRTPNGKVQRKALAPLLIDSK from the coding sequence ATGACATCGAGCTCCAGCAATCCGTTCAACATGGCGAAATACGCCATTGGTGGAGCCGCGCAGCAAACCCCTGCTAAGACCGCCCTTCTCGTCTGCGATACCCGCAATCCTGAAAGCCCTTTGGAAACATGGTCGTTCGCAGAGATCGAGGATGCCATTCTTCGTCTCTCAGCCGGACTGGCCGCACACGGACTGAAGCCCGGCGAACGCGTTGCGATCCGCCTCGGAAATTCGAGCCAATCAGCACTTCTGTTCTTCGCGGCCATCGCCGGCGGCTTCGTCGCGTTGCCGCTTTCCGATCAGTTGACCGCTCCCGAACTCAAGGCGCTGCTTGAGGATAGCGGCGCCTCGGCCATCGCAACGTCGGAACCGTTGACGGTCGGCATCGCCCCCGGCGTCAGGGAGTTCTCAGCCGAGGATATCGGGTGCCTCATCCGCACCTCCGGGCGCGCCGAGTATGCAGCGACCAATGCGGACGATCCGGCCTTCCTGATCTATACGTCGGGCACGACCGCGAAGCCCAAAGGTGTTCTGCACGCCCATCGCTCGGCCTTGGGACGCAGTCCCATGTATCAAGGCTGGTTCGGCATCACCGCTGATGACCGAATGCTCCACGCCGGCGCGTTCAACTGGACGTTCACGCTCGGTGTCGGTCTGACCGACCCATGGGCGAACGGCGCGACAGCCATCGTTTGCACCGGAGAGAAATCGCCCGAGCTTTGGCCGGCTATCATTGCGGCAACGGGAGCGACACTTTTCGCGGCCGTTCCCGGCGTATTCCGTCAGATATTGAAGTACGCTCGCCCGACACCTAGCTCTCTCGGGCAATTGCGTCACGGCCTGATGGCCGGAGAAACGCCACCGCCCACTCTCGTCGAAGATTGGACCAAATCAACGGGCCTGCCGCTCTACGAAGCGCTCGGCATGAGCGAAATATCGACGTACATCTCGACCGGACCCGACGTTCCATATCGTCCGGGAGCCGTCGGCAAGGCTCAACCTGGACGGCGCGTCGCGATCATCCCTGCCGACGAAGCGAACGGAAACGATCCTCTTCCTCCGGGACAGGAAGGTCTGATCGCCGTCCACCGTTCCGACCCGGGTATGATGCTCGGCTATTGGAACCGCCCCGCAGAAGAAGGTGAAGTGTTCCGCAGCGAGTGGTTTGTCGGCGGCGATCTGGGTTCCCTCGACGCCGATGGCTACATCACGCACCTCGGCCGCGTGAATGAGCTGATGAACGCGGGCGGCTATCGCGTCTCGCCGCTCGAGATCGAATCCGCGCTCGCACCATGCCCCGGCGTCGCCGAAGTCGCGTGCACTGAAATCCGCGTCAAAAGCGGCGTTTCGATCATCGGCGCCTTCGTGGTTCCGAGTGAGGGCGCACCGAAGAATGCCGCGGCGGTCAAGGCATTCGCCAGCGAACACCTCGCCGCCTACAAGGTCCCGCGTGAAATCGTTTTCATCGACCGGCTCCCGCGGACACCCAATGGCAAGGTGCAGCGCAAGGCCCTCGCTCCGCTGCTCATCGATTCGAAGTAG
- a CDS encoding extracellular solute-binding protein: MSFGKFILIFWVVLTAGLPAVAAPQTSIALHGAPALGDGFKAFPYVNPQASKGGTLTLGVLGSYESVNPLIVQGTPASGIREFVVEALMARSLDEPFTLYGLLADSIDVADDRKSVTFTINPAARFSDRQPVTPEDVVKSFALLKEKGRPNHRTYFAKVTGAEKVGERGVKFTFQDATDRELPLILGLMPVFAARDMTPEQFETAGMKPLLGSGPYTVSNIDAGRSISFRRDPDYWGKDLPVNRGRFNFDDIRFDYFRDASVMFEAFKSGNIDLRLEDDPGRWAGGYDIPPVHDGRIVKAEFDIGLPAGMTAFVFNTRRPIFADQRVRRALMMLFDFEWSNRVLYNGLFKRTESYFERSYLASTGHPADARERALLAPFPDAVRPEFMEGTYRFPASDGSGQNRQNQKAAFALLTEAGLVLKDGRLIDPKTGKQLAFEILANSNAQEALLLSYARSLAPLGIAVRVRVVDSAQYQQRLSSFDFDMIQNSWPSSLSPGNEQLFRWSAKTADSNGSYNFAGVRNPAADAMIESMLAADSETDFVSSVRALDRVLLSGDYVVPLFYTPRQWVAFWARLKHPDKTPIFGYAVDTWWIEGK, from the coding sequence ATGTCCTTCGGGAAGTTTATCCTCATTTTCTGGGTAGTGTTGACGGCGGGCCTCCCGGCCGTGGCCGCTCCGCAGACCTCAATCGCACTTCATGGCGCCCCGGCACTCGGTGATGGCTTTAAGGCCTTTCCCTACGTGAACCCGCAGGCCTCGAAAGGCGGCACGCTGACCTTGGGTGTGCTGGGCTCCTACGAGAGCGTGAACCCCCTGATCGTGCAGGGAACGCCCGCGTCAGGCATCCGGGAATTCGTCGTCGAAGCGTTGATGGCGCGCAGCCTCGACGAACCGTTCACGCTCTACGGCCTCTTGGCCGATTCAATCGACGTCGCCGACGACCGCAAATCCGTGACCTTCACGATCAATCCCGCGGCGCGCTTTTCCGACCGTCAGCCGGTGACCCCGGAAGACGTCGTAAAATCGTTCGCGCTGCTCAAAGAAAAAGGCCGCCCGAACCACCGAACCTATTTTGCAAAAGTCACCGGAGCCGAGAAAGTCGGCGAGCGCGGCGTCAAGTTCACGTTTCAGGATGCAACCGACCGCGAGCTACCGCTGATCCTCGGCCTGATGCCGGTTTTCGCTGCCCGCGACATGACGCCGGAACAATTCGAAACCGCCGGCATGAAACCCCTCCTCGGCTCCGGCCCCTATACGGTTTCAAACATCGATGCGGGAAGATCGATCAGTTTTCGCCGCGATCCCGACTATTGGGGCAAAGACCTTCCCGTCAATCGCGGCCGCTTCAATTTCGACGATATCCGCTTCGACTATTTCCGCGACGCCTCTGTCATGTTCGAAGCCTTCAAGTCCGGCAACATCGATTTGAGGCTCGAAGACGACCCAGGCCGTTGGGCTGGCGGCTACGACATCCCGCCTGTCCACGACGGCCGCATCGTCAAAGCTGAATTCGACATCGGCCTCCCGGCCGGCATGACGGCATTCGTCTTCAACACGCGCCGCCCGATCTTCGCAGACCAGCGCGTGCGCCGCGCCCTGATGATGCTCTTCGACTTCGAATGGAGCAATCGGGTCCTTTACAACGGCCTGTTCAAGCGGACCGAGAGCTATTTCGAACGCTCGTATCTGGCGTCGACCGGCCACCCGGCGGATGCTCGGGAACGCGCGCTTCTCGCACCCTTCCCGGACGCCGTCCGGCCGGAATTCATGGAGGGCACGTACCGGTTTCCGGCGAGCGACGGCAGCGGCCAAAACCGGCAGAACCAAAAAGCGGCCTTTGCGCTGCTGACGGAAGCGGGCCTCGTTCTCAAGGATGGCCGCTTGATCGACCCCAAGACCGGCAAGCAACTCGCATTCGAAATTCTGGCGAACAGCAACGCGCAGGAAGCCCTGCTGCTGAGCTACGCGCGCAGTCTTGCGCCGCTCGGCATCGCCGTCCGAGTGCGCGTCGTCGACAGCGCCCAATATCAACAGCGCCTGTCGAGCTTCGATTTCGACATGATCCAGAATTCGTGGCCTTCGTCGCTTTCGCCTGGCAACGAGCAGCTGTTCCGATGGTCGGCCAAGACGGCGGATTCCAACGGTTCTTATAATTTCGCGGGCGTCCGCAACCCCGCGGCCGACGCCATGATCGAGAGCATGCTGGCGGCCGACAGCGAGACCGATTTCGTATCGTCCGTCCGCGCCCTCGATCGCGTACTGCTTTCGGGTGACTACGTCGTTCCCCTGTTTTATACGCCGCGGCAGTGGGTTGCCTTCTGGGCGCGTCTCAAGCATCCGGATAAGACGCCGATCTTCGGATATGCCGTCGATACGTGGTGGATCGAGGGAAAATGA
- the hspQ gene encoding heat shock protein HspQ — MNDIKHAKFSIGQVVRHRLYPFRGLIFDIDPEFANTEEWWLSIPEEVRPRKDQPYYHLYAENAETTYLAYVSEQNLLLDDNAAPLRHPDIGERFIKDGNGGYRLRPGSTN, encoded by the coding sequence ATGAACGATATCAAACACGCCAAGTTCTCGATCGGCCAGGTGGTCCGGCATCGGCTCTATCCATTTCGCGGACTGATCTTCGATATCGATCCGGAGTTTGCAAACACCGAGGAGTGGTGGCTATCCATCCCCGAGGAAGTCAGGCCCCGGAAAGATCAGCCCTACTATCATCTGTATGCAGAAAACGCCGAAACGACCTATCTCGCATACGTCTCGGAACAGAACCTGCTGCTGGACGACAATGCCGCCCCGCTCCGTCACCCCGACATTGGTGAGCGTTTCATCAAGGACGGCAATGGCGGCTATCGCCTTCGTCCCGGCTCAACGAACTAG